The following are encoded in a window of Pseudomonas graminis genomic DNA:
- a CDS encoding aspartate aminotransferase family protein yields the protein MNMPESSDMSLASQLKLDAHWMPYTANRNFHRDPRLIVAAEGSYLTDDKGRKIYDGLSGLWTCGAGHTRKEIQEAVSRQLGTLDYSPGFQFGHPLSFQLAEKITDLTPGKLNHVFYTDSGSECADTAVKMVRAYWRLKGQATKTKMIGRARGYHGVNIAGTSLGGVNGNRKMFGQLMDVDHLPHTLLASNAYSRGMPEQGGIALADEMLKLIELHDASNIAAVIVEPMAGSAGVIVPPQGYLKRLREICDQHNILLIFDEVITGFGRTGSMFGADSFGVTPDLMCIAKQITNGAIPMGAVIASTEIYQTFMSQPTPEYAVEFPHGYTYSAHPVACAAGLAALEIIQRENLVQQVAETAPHFEGYLHALKGSKNVVDIRNYGLAGAIQIAPRDGDAIVRPFETAMKLWKAGFYVRFGGDTLQFGPTFNSKPEDLDRMFDAVGQALNQID from the coding sequence ATGAATATGCCCGAATCGTCCGACATGTCTCTGGCTAGCCAGCTCAAACTTGATGCCCACTGGATGCCTTACACGGCGAACCGAAACTTTCATCGCGATCCACGGCTGATCGTCGCCGCCGAAGGCAGCTATCTCACGGACGACAAAGGCCGCAAAATTTACGACGGTCTGTCGGGGCTGTGGACGTGTGGGGCAGGGCATACACGCAAGGAGATTCAGGAAGCGGTTTCCCGCCAGTTGGGCACGCTGGACTACTCGCCAGGATTCCAGTTCGGACACCCGCTGTCGTTTCAGCTGGCTGAAAAGATCACCGATCTGACACCCGGCAAGCTGAATCACGTCTTCTATACCGACTCTGGATCGGAGTGCGCTGATACTGCGGTCAAGATGGTGCGGGCTTACTGGCGTTTGAAAGGCCAGGCGACCAAAACCAAGATGATCGGCCGCGCCCGTGGCTATCACGGCGTGAATATCGCGGGCACCAGCCTGGGTGGCGTCAACGGCAACCGCAAGATGTTCGGGCAATTGATGGACGTCGATCATCTGCCTCATACGTTGCTTGCCAGCAACGCCTATTCACGGGGCATGCCGGAGCAGGGCGGCATTGCGCTGGCCGATGAGATGCTCAAGCTGATCGAACTGCACGACGCTTCGAACATTGCAGCGGTGATCGTAGAGCCCATGGCAGGCTCTGCAGGGGTGATCGTTCCGCCGCAGGGGTATCTCAAGCGGCTGCGTGAAATCTGTGATCAGCACAACATTCTGCTGATTTTCGATGAAGTGATCACGGGGTTCGGGCGTACCGGTTCTATGTTCGGCGCAGACAGCTTCGGCGTGACGCCCGACCTGATGTGCATTGCCAAGCAGATCACCAACGGTGCGATCCCGATGGGGGCTGTCATTGCCAGCACCGAGATCTATCAGACGTTCATGAGTCAGCCGACGCCCGAGTACGCCGTGGAGTTTCCCCATGGCTACACCTATTCAGCGCATCCCGTTGCCTGCGCCGCCGGCCTCGCCGCGCTGGAAATCATTCAGCGCGAGAACCTGGTGCAGCAGGTCGCTGAAACTGCGCCGCATTTCGAAGGCTATTTGCATGCGTTGAAGGGCAGCAAGAATGTTGTCGATATTCGCAATTACGGTCTCGCCGGCGCCATTCAGATTGCACCGCGCGACGGTGATGCGATCGTGCGTCCGTTTGAGACGGCCATGAAGCTGTGGAAGGCCGGTTTCTATGTGCGCTTCGGCGGCGATACCTTGCAGTTCGGCCCGACCTTTAACAGCAAGCCTGAAGACCTCGATCGCATGTTTGACGCAGTCGGCCAGGCCCTTAATCAAATCGACTGA
- a CDS encoding CoA-acylating methylmalonate-semialdehyde dehydrogenase encodes MSNIQHLIHGDLVSENGRTADVFNPSTGQVIRKVPLASRETVQQAIDSAKAAFPAWRNTPPAKRAQVMFRFKQLLEQNEARIARLISEEHGKTLEDAAGELKRGIENVEYASAAPEILKGEYSRNVGPNIDAWSDFQPLGVVAGITPFNFPAMVPLWMYPLAIACGNCFILKPSERDPSSTLLIAELLHEAGLPKGVLNVVHGDKVAVDALIQAPEVKALSFVGSTPIAEYIYKEATARGKRVQALGGAKNHAVLMPDADLYNAVSALMGAAYGSCGERCMAISVAVCVGDQVADALVAKLVPQINGLKIGAGTSSGLDMGPLVTGQHRDKVSSYIEDGVGAGAKLVVDGRGLTVPGHEDGFFLGGCLFDHVTAEMRIYKEEIFGPVLCIVRVDSLEHAMQLINDHEYGNGTCIFTRDGEVARLFCDEIEVGMVGVNVPLPVPVAYHSFGGWKRSLFGDLHAYGPDGVRFYTRRKAITQRWPQRSSHEASQFAFPSL; translated from the coding sequence ATGAGCAACATTCAGCACCTGATTCATGGCGACCTGGTCAGTGAAAATGGCCGCACTGCCGATGTGTTCAATCCGTCAACCGGCCAAGTGATTCGTAAAGTACCTCTCGCCAGTCGCGAAACCGTTCAACAAGCGATCGACTCTGCGAAGGCTGCTTTCCCGGCGTGGCGCAATACCCCTCCTGCCAAGCGGGCGCAGGTCATGTTCCGCTTCAAGCAGCTGCTGGAACAGAACGAGGCACGTATTGCCCGGCTGATCAGCGAAGAGCACGGCAAGACCCTCGAAGACGCGGCGGGAGAACTCAAACGTGGCATCGAGAATGTGGAATACGCCAGTGCGGCGCCTGAGATCCTCAAGGGCGAGTACAGCCGCAACGTCGGACCAAACATTGATGCGTGGTCTGACTTTCAGCCGCTTGGCGTAGTGGCGGGCATCACCCCGTTCAACTTCCCCGCGATGGTGCCCCTGTGGATGTACCCCTTGGCAATCGCCTGCGGCAACTGTTTTATCCTCAAGCCCTCCGAGCGCGATCCAAGCTCAACCTTGTTGATCGCGGAGTTGCTGCATGAAGCCGGGTTGCCGAAGGGGGTACTGAATGTCGTGCACGGCGACAAGGTGGCAGTTGATGCATTAATCCAAGCCCCTGAAGTCAAGGCGCTGAGTTTTGTCGGCTCCACCCCGATCGCCGAGTACATCTATAAAGAAGCCACCGCACGCGGTAAGCGGGTACAGGCATTGGGTGGAGCGAAGAACCACGCGGTGCTGATGCCCGACGCGGACCTGTATAACGCCGTGAGCGCATTGATGGGAGCGGCCTATGGTTCGTGCGGCGAGCGCTGCATGGCGATCTCGGTTGCAGTGTGCGTCGGTGACCAGGTTGCCGACGCGCTGGTCGCCAAGCTGGTGCCGCAGATCAATGGATTGAAGATCGGCGCCGGGACTTCCAGCGGGCTGGATATGGGGCCTCTGGTTACCGGGCAGCATCGCGACAAAGTCAGCAGCTATATAGAAGACGGCGTGGGTGCAGGTGCGAAGCTGGTGGTGGATGGTCGTGGGCTCACGGTGCCCGGACACGAAGATGGATTCTTCCTGGGTGGATGCCTGTTCGACCATGTCACGGCCGAGATGCGCATCTATAAAGAAGAGATATTCGGTCCGGTGCTTTGCATTGTGCGTGTGGACAGTCTTGAACATGCGATGCAGTTAATTAACGACCATGAATACGGCAATGGAACCTGCATCTTCACCCGCGATGGTGAAGTGGCCCGCTTGTTCTGCGATGAGATCGAGGTGGGCATGGTTGGGGTGAACGTGCCGCTGCCTGTACCTGTGGCTTATCACAGCTTTGGCGGATGGAAGCGGTCGCTGTTTGGTGACTTGCATGCCTATGGCCCGGATGGCGTTCGCTTTTATACCCGTCGCAAAGCCATTACACAGCGGTGGCCGCAGCGCTCCAGCCATGAGGCCTCCCAGTTCGCTTTCCCCAGTCTCTAA
- the recC gene encoding exodeoxyribonuclease V subunit gamma: protein MPVTSNLNPGFMVVHGNRLDELRGLVVSWMRRYPLTPLENEVALVQSNGIAQWLKLALAEDAQDDDQGGCGIAAAIDVQLPGSFMWQLYRAVLGKAEIPETSLLDKAPLTWRLMRLLPGLINQPHFEPLQRFLTADTDLRKRCQLSERLADLFDQYQVYRADWLEDWAAGKHQLRTGRGEPKPLKAENCWQAELWGALLHDVGAEGMAQSRAGVHQRYIERINSLVEAPAGLPARVIVFGISSLPAQALEALAGLARFSQVLLCVHNPCRHHWADIVADKDLLRHEYKRQSRKPGMPVVLNPDALHQHAHPLLAAWGKQGRDYINLLDSHDDPNSYRSIFRDGRIDLFSESEPTTLLNQLQDDILELRPLSETREVWPPVDIKTDRSIRFHVAHSAQREVEVLHDQLLARFSKDPDLRPRDVIVMVPDIDSYAPHIRAVFGQLDRDDRRFIPFTLADQGQRGRDPLLIAVEHLLKIPESRFPVSEILDLLDVPALRARFGIDERDLPTLHRWIEGAGIRWGLNAKQREGLGLPEQLEQNSWHFGLRRMLLGYAVGAGAAYDGIQPYDEIGGLDAALIGPLVSLIDALQVAHNELSLPATPAMWGARLQAIMQLFFMADSEHDDYLLSQLETLRETWLQTCENVGLEEELPLTVVREAWLAGLDQGRLSQRFLAGSVNFCTLMPMRAIPFKIVCLLGMNDGDYPRAQPPLDFDLMGSDYRPGDRSRREDDRYLLLEALLSARDQLYISWVGRSIRDNSERPASVLIGQLRDHLSSGWRLADAIKPEDDKKRDPGQQLLHKLTVEHPLQPFSAKYFQENPEFFSFAREWQVLHEAVTEAGETKALQKHLQEEPLSLMQLQDFLRNPVKHFFSQRLKIFFEVAEAPLADEEPFVLDALERYGLSDSLLQAALTDPEHIHESLTAQATRLQGSGLLPMAGFGTLLQDELIEPLPDLVARYHDLLVRWPVRLHSALPVSYEHQVVELDGWVDGLYQNPQNDLLAITAIPNAIASKKTRKWHRLTKPWVNHLVACACDLPLTTALVASDETLLLPPLDKDTATRTLNDLLLAWHQGMQRPLPIAVKTAFAWLGQNDEVKAEAAARKAYEGDGQNTKGERAESTALARQFPDFDALLGSEEFVGWCEALYKPIFEAPWQALSREEAGA from the coding sequence ATGCCGGTGACATCCAATCTCAACCCCGGGTTTATGGTGGTCCATGGGAATCGCCTGGATGAGCTGCGTGGCCTTGTGGTGTCATGGATGCGACGTTATCCCCTGACGCCCCTTGAAAACGAGGTAGCGCTGGTACAAAGCAACGGCATTGCGCAGTGGCTGAAGCTCGCTTTGGCAGAAGATGCACAGGACGACGATCAAGGGGGTTGCGGCATTGCCGCTGCGATCGATGTGCAGCTCCCTGGCAGCTTTATGTGGCAGCTGTACCGTGCGGTGTTGGGTAAAGCCGAGATTCCAGAAACCTCGTTGCTTGATAAAGCGCCCCTGACCTGGCGACTGATGCGACTGCTCCCCGGCCTGATCAACCAACCACATTTCGAGCCGCTGCAGCGATTCCTGACGGCCGATACAGACCTGCGCAAGCGCTGCCAGCTCTCCGAGCGACTCGCTGACCTGTTCGACCAATATCAGGTGTACCGCGCCGACTGGTTGGAAGATTGGGCTGCTGGCAAGCATCAACTCAGGACCGGCCGGGGAGAACCAAAGCCGCTGAAAGCAGAGAACTGCTGGCAAGCCGAACTGTGGGGTGCACTGCTCCATGATGTCGGTGCAGAGGGCATGGCCCAGAGCCGGGCCGGCGTGCATCAACGTTACATCGAGCGCATTAATAGCCTGGTCGAGGCGCCGGCCGGTTTACCGGCGCGAGTGATCGTTTTCGGTATTTCCTCATTGCCAGCCCAGGCACTGGAAGCGCTGGCCGGGCTGGCCCGTTTCAGCCAGGTTCTGCTTTGCGTTCACAACCCTTGCCGCCATCACTGGGCGGACATCGTGGCTGACAAGGATCTCCTGCGTCACGAATACAAACGTCAATCGCGGAAACCCGGCATGCCAGTGGTGCTAAACCCTGATGCACTGCACCAGCATGCTCATCCGTTGCTGGCTGCGTGGGGCAAGCAGGGTCGTGACTACATCAATCTCCTCGACAGCCATGATGACCCGAATAGCTATCGTTCGATCTTTCGCGACGGGCGCATCGACCTGTTCAGCGAGAGCGAGCCTACAACCCTTCTGAACCAACTCCAGGACGATATCCTCGAGCTGCGCCCCTTGAGCGAGACCCGCGAAGTCTGGCCGCCCGTGGATATCAAGACCGACCGCTCAATCCGCTTTCATGTCGCCCACAGCGCCCAGCGCGAAGTGGAGGTGCTGCATGACCAACTGCTCGCGCGCTTCAGCAAAGATCCGGACCTTCGTCCTCGGGACGTCATCGTCATGGTGCCGGACATCGACAGCTACGCCCCCCACATTCGCGCAGTCTTCGGCCAACTGGATCGCGACGACCGCCGCTTTATTCCGTTCACCCTCGCCGACCAAGGCCAACGTGGCCGTGATCCGCTGCTGATCGCCGTGGAGCACTTGCTAAAGATTCCGGAAAGTCGGTTCCCGGTCAGTGAAATCCTCGATCTATTGGACGTCCCCGCATTACGAGCGCGATTTGGCATTGATGAGCGAGACCTGCCAACCCTGCACCGCTGGATTGAAGGAGCGGGTATCCGATGGGGGCTCAATGCGAAGCAGCGTGAAGGGCTGGGGCTGCCGGAACAGCTCGAGCAGAATAGCTGGCATTTTGGTCTGCGTCGCATGTTGCTGGGCTACGCCGTCGGTGCGGGCGCGGCTTACGACGGCATTCAGCCGTATGACGAAATCGGCGGGCTGGATGCGGCCCTGATTGGCCCTCTCGTATCCCTGATCGACGCGCTTCAGGTTGCACACAATGAACTCTCACTGCCTGCGACGCCCGCGATGTGGGGGGCGCGCCTTCAGGCGATCATGCAGCTGTTCTTCATGGCCGACAGTGAGCACGACGACTACTTGCTCAGTCAGCTGGAAACCCTGCGTGAAACCTGGCTGCAGACCTGCGAGAACGTTGGCCTTGAAGAAGAGCTGCCGTTGACGGTCGTGCGTGAAGCCTGGCTGGCGGGGCTGGATCAAGGCCGCTTGTCCCAACGCTTTCTGGCCGGATCGGTCAACTTCTGCACGCTGATGCCGATGCGCGCGATTCCTTTCAAAATTGTCTGCCTGCTGGGCATGAACGACGGCGATTACCCCCGAGCCCAGCCCCCGCTGGATTTCGATCTGATGGGCAGCGACTACCGTCCCGGCGACCGTTCCCGACGCGAGGATGATCGTTATCTGTTGTTGGAAGCCCTGTTGTCCGCCCGTGATCAGCTGTACATCAGTTGGGTGGGGCGCAGCATTCGCGACAACTCTGAGCGGCCAGCTTCGGTGCTCATCGGGCAGCTGCGCGATCATCTGTCCAGCGGTTGGCGGCTGGCCGACGCCATCAAGCCCGAAGATGATAAAAAGCGCGATCCGGGGCAGCAGTTGCTGCACAAACTCACCGTCGAGCATCCGCTGCAGCCGTTCAGTGCCAAATACTTCCAGGAGAACCCGGAGTTCTTCAGCTTTGCCCGCGAGTGGCAGGTGCTGCACGAAGCTGTCACCGAAGCAGGGGAAACAAAAGCACTGCAAAAGCACTTGCAGGAAGAGCCGCTTAGCCTGATGCAGTTGCAGGATTTCCTGCGCAATCCGGTCAAGCACTTTTTCAGTCAGCGCTTGAAGATATTCTTCGAGGTTGCCGAAGCGCCCTTGGCGGACGAGGAGCCTTTCGTGCTCGACGCGCTTGAGCGGTATGGCCTCAGCGACAGCCTGTTGCAAGCAGCGCTCACGGATCCCGAGCACATTCATGAATCGCTCACGGCTCAAGCGACGCGCTTGCAGGGCAGCGGACTGCTGCCGATGGCGGGGTTCGGTACCTTGTTGCAGGATGAGCTGATCGAACCGCTGCCGGATCTGGTCGCCCGCTACCACGACTTGCTGGTTCGCTGGCCGGTGCGGCTGCACAGCGCGCTGCCGGTCAGTTATGAGCATCAGGTCGTCGAACTCGATGGATGGGTTGATGGGCTTTATCAGAACCCTCAGAACGACTTACTTGCGATCACCGCTATCCCCAATGCCATTGCCAGCAAGAAGACGCGCAAGTGGCATCGTCTGACCAAGCCGTGGGTGAACCATCTGGTGGCGTGCGCGTGCGATCTGCCGTTGACCACCGCGCTGGTGGCCAGCGACGAAACCCTCTTGCTGCCGCCGCTGGACAAAGACACCGCCACGCGCACCCTCAACGACCTGCTGCTGGCCTGGCACCAAGGCATGCAGCGACCGCTGCCGATTGCGGTGAAAACAGCATTCGCCTGGCTGGGGCAGAACGATGAAGTCAAAGCCGAAGCCGCCGCGCGCAAGGCCTATGAAGGGGATGGCCAGAACACCAAGGGCGAGCGTGCCGAAAGCACTGCCCTGGCGCGTCAGTTCCCGGACTTCGACGCGCTGCTGGGCAGCGAAGAGTTCGTGGGCTGGTGCGAGGCATTGTACAAACCGATTTTTGAAGCGCCCTGGCAGGCACTTTCTCGCGAGGAGGCCGGCGCATGA
- the recB gene encoding exodeoxyribonuclease V subunit beta — protein MSDGKQPLALRFPLKGSQLIEASAGTGKTFTISALYLRLVLGHGSEISGFGRELLPPQILVVTFTDAATKELRDRIRTRLAEAARFFREEIEAPDALIAGLRDEFAIEQWPGCASRLDIAAQWMDEAAVSTIHSWCQRMLREHAFDSGSLFTQSLETDHTDLLSEVLRDYWRKFCYPMSGDALLWVRENWGGPAALLPRVRALFGSERASVTQTPTQIIEQSIQERRETLRQLKAPWANWAAELHAICIDGVACKVVDGRKMQERYFRPWFDKLIAWANDDEQEQLDLGTGFTRLTPDGIAEAWKNNPPSHPAFEAMVELKVALDTLPTPDAAVLEHAAQWVGARFEEEKRRRAEMGFDDMLLRLDAALRGSGGERLATLIREQFPVALIDEFQDTDPVQYRIFDSIYRLEANDESTGLFLIGDPKQAIYAFRGADIYTYLRARQATTGRLHTLGTNFRSSHAMVDAVNHVFTRAETSEAGRGAFLFRTPEDNPVPFLAVGSQGRKETLQVDGQVLAALNVWQLETDQPVSGTVYRAQLAASCASEIVRLLNAGQQGQAGFAKAGEPLRQLLPADIAILVRDAKEAQAVRGELSARGVRSVYLSDKDSVFAAQEAHDLLAWLKACAEPDAERTLRAALACITLALPLAELELLNQDELAWENRVMQFRDYRRIWRTQGVLPMLRRLLHDFKLPQALVQRTDGERVLTNLLHLSELMQQAAAELDGEQALIRHLSEHLALSGQAGEEQILRLESDEQLVKVVTIHKSKGLEYPLVFLPFICSTKPVDGSRLPLHFHDAEGHAQISLKPTPALIEQADDERLAEDLRLLYVALTRAQHACWLGVADLKRGSNSASILHRSALGYLLGGGQKLAESVALGQWLRSLAEDHPAVKVEPVPLPTTESFSAPRNEVALSKPRVPRRSARENWWIASYSALRIGDTITDSGDQSPDSPQAQKLFDDERLDPDAPREVMVSGGDIHRFPRGPNPGTFLHGLLEWAGEKGFAEAAADPLALEKVVAQRCNRRDWKGWINTLTDWLQHLLTLPLRLGTEVQPMALCELDQPNQYRVEMEFWFACSKVDVAQMDALVRRYTHNGAPRAAAETVSLNGMFKGFIDLTFEHEGRYFVADYKSNWLGVDDDAYTEQAMENSILDNRYDLQYVLYLLALHRQLKARLADYDYDRHMGGAVYLFVRGSRAASQGAWFTRPPRELIESLDLLFQGRAPITADVLSGDLV, from the coding sequence ATGAGTGACGGAAAACAACCATTGGCCCTGCGCTTCCCGCTGAAAGGCAGCCAGCTGATTGAAGCCAGCGCCGGCACCGGCAAGACGTTCACCATCTCGGCGCTGTACCTGCGTCTGGTGTTGGGGCATGGCAGCGAGATTTCTGGCTTCGGCCGAGAGCTGTTACCGCCGCAGATTCTGGTGGTGACGTTCACCGACGCAGCGACCAAGGAACTGCGCGACCGTATTCGCACGCGACTGGCCGAGGCCGCGCGGTTCTTTCGTGAAGAAATCGAAGCGCCTGATGCGTTGATCGCTGGGTTGCGGGACGAGTTCGCCATTGAGCAATGGCCCGGCTGCGCCAGCCGTCTCGACATCGCGGCGCAGTGGATGGACGAAGCGGCGGTCTCGACCATCCACAGCTGGTGTCAGCGCATGCTGCGCGAACACGCCTTCGACAGCGGCAGCCTGTTCACCCAGAGCCTGGAAACCGATCACACCGATTTGCTGAGCGAAGTGCTGCGCGATTACTGGCGCAAGTTCTGTTACCCCATGAGCGGCGACGCGCTGCTATGGGTGCGCGAGAACTGGGGCGGACCCGCGGCGCTACTGCCAAGGGTGCGCGCATTGTTCGGCAGTGAGCGGGCGAGTGTGACGCAAACCCCGACGCAGATCATCGAGCAGTCGATTCAGGAGCGGCGCGAAACCCTCCGCCAGCTCAAGGCGCCATGGGCCAACTGGGCCGCGGAGCTGCATGCGATCTGCATCGACGGCGTCGCCTGCAAAGTGGTCGATGGCCGCAAGATGCAGGAGCGCTACTTCCGCCCGTGGTTCGACAAGCTGATTGCCTGGGCCAATGACGACGAGCAAGAGCAACTCGACCTCGGCACCGGTTTCACCCGGCTAACGCCCGATGGCATTGCCGAAGCGTGGAAGAACAATCCCCCGTCGCACCCCGCGTTCGAGGCGATGGTCGAGCTCAAGGTGGCGCTGGACACGCTGCCAACGCCCGATGCAGCGGTGCTCGAACACGCGGCCCAATGGGTCGGCGCCCGCTTTGAAGAAGAGAAGCGCCGCCGCGCCGAGATGGGTTTCGACGACATGCTGCTGCGGCTGGACGCTGCATTGCGCGGCAGCGGCGGCGAGCGCCTGGCGACGTTGATCCGCGAGCAGTTTCCGGTCGCGTTGATCGATGAATTCCAAGACACGGACCCCGTGCAGTACCGCATTTTCGACAGCATCTACCGGCTTGAGGCCAACGACGAGAGCACCGGCCTGTTCCTCATCGGCGACCCGAAGCAGGCGATCTACGCGTTCCGTGGTGCCGACATCTATACCTACCTGCGCGCCCGTCAGGCCACCACCGGGCGGTTGCACACGCTGGGCACCAACTTCCGTTCCAGCCACGCGATGGTCGATGCGGTGAACCACGTGTTTACGCGCGCGGAGACGAGCGAGGCCGGTCGCGGGGCGTTCCTGTTCCGCACGCCTGAGGACAATCCCGTGCCGTTTCTGGCAGTCGGGTCTCAAGGCCGTAAAGAGACTTTGCAGGTCGACGGTCAGGTGCTTGCGGCGCTCAACGTCTGGCAGCTGGAAACCGATCAGCCAGTGTCGGGCACGGTGTATCGAGCGCAACTGGCGGCGAGTTGCGCCAGTGAGATCGTGCGTTTGCTCAACGCCGGGCAACAAGGGCAAGCGGGCTTTGCCAAAGCTGGAGAGCCATTGAGACAACTGCTGCCCGCCGACATCGCAATTCTGGTGCGTGATGCCAAGGAAGCCCAGGCGGTGCGTGGCGAGTTGTCGGCGCGGGGTGTGCGCAGTGTGTATCTCTCGGACAAGGACTCGGTGTTCGCCGCGCAAGAAGCCCATGACCTGCTCGCCTGGCTCAAGGCCTGCGCCGAGCCTGACGCCGAGCGAACCCTGCGCGCGGCCTTGGCCTGCATCACTCTTGCGTTGCCGCTGGCCGAACTTGAGCTGCTGAATCAGGACGAGCTGGCGTGGGAAAACCGCGTCATGCAGTTCCGCGATTACCGACGCATCTGGCGCACCCAAGGCGTGCTGCCCATGCTGCGTCGGCTGCTGCACGACTTCAAATTGCCCCAAGCGCTGGTTCAGCGAACCGATGGCGAGCGTGTGCTGACCAACCTGCTGCACCTCAGCGAACTGATGCAGCAGGCCGCCGCCGAGTTGGATGGCGAGCAGGCGCTGATTCGTCATCTGAGCGAGCACTTGGCGCTGTCAGGTCAAGCGGGAGAAGAGCAGATCCTGCGCCTCGAAAGCGATGAACAACTGGTCAAGGTCGTGACCATCCACAAATCCAAAGGCCTGGAATATCCGCTGGTGTTCCTGCCCTTCATATGTTCGACGAAGCCGGTGGACGGCAGCCGTTTGCCGCTGCACTTCCATGACGCCGAAGGCCACGCGCAGATCAGTCTCAAACCCACGCCGGCGCTGATCGAGCAAGCGGATGACGAGCGTCTGGCGGAAGACCTGCGTCTGCTTTATGTGGCCCTGACCCGCGCTCAACACGCGTGCTGGCTGGGCGTTGCCGATCTCAAACGCGGCAGCAACAGCGCCTCGATACTCCATCGTTCCGCCCTGGGTTATTTGCTCGGCGGCGGGCAGAAGCTGGCTGAGTCAGTGGCATTGGGCCAATGGCTGCGCTCGCTGGCAGAGGACCACCCGGCCGTGAAAGTTGAACCCGTTCCACTGCCCACCACCGAGTCCTTCAGCGCGCCGCGCAACGAGGTCGCATTGAGCAAGCCGCGCGTGCCCCGGCGCAGCGCCCGGGAGAACTGGTGGATTGCTTCCTACAGCGCGCTGCGCATCGGCGACACCATCACCGACAGCGGCGATCAGTCGCCGGACAGCCCGCAAGCGCAGAAGCTGTTCGACGATGAGCGTCTCGACCCGGATGCGCCGCGCGAGGTCATGGTCAGCGGCGGCGATATCCACCGATTCCCGCGTGGCCCCAACCCCGGCACCTTCCTGCACGGGCTGTTGGAGTGGGCCGGTGAGAAGGGCTTTGCCGAGGCGGCTGCCGATCCGCTTGCGCTGGAGAAAGTCGTCGCCCAACGCTGCAATAGGCGCGACTGGAAAGGCTGGATCAACACGCTGACCGACTGGCTGCAGCATCTGTTGACCCTGCCGCTGCGTTTGGGCACAGAGGTGCAGCCCATGGCCTTGTGTGAGCTGGATCAGCCGAACCAGTACCGCGTCGAAATGGAGTTCTGGTTCGCCTGCTCGAAAGTCGATGTGGCGCAGATGGACGCGCTGGTTCGCCGATACACCCACAACGGTGCGCCGAGGGCGGCGGCAGAAACGGTTTCGCTGAACGGCATGTTCAAGGGCTTCATCGACCTGACGTTCGAGCACGAAGGTCGTTACTTCGTTGCGGACTACAAATCCAACTGGCTGGGCGTCGACGACGATGCCTACACCGAGCAGGCGATGGAAAACTCGATTCTGGACAACCGCTACGACCTGCAATACGTGCTTTACCTGCTGGCCTTGCACCGTCAGCTCAAGGCGCGGCTCGCCGATTACGATTACGACCGGCACATGGGCGGCGCGGTGTACCTGTTCGTGCGCGGCAGCCGCGCGGCGAGTCAGGGTGCGTGGTTCACCCGACCGCCCCGTGAGTTGATCGAAAGTCTCGATCTGCTGTTTCAGGGCCGAGCGCCGATCACGGCCGACGTGCTGTCAGGAGACCTCGTATGA